CAGCACGTTCGGTGTGGCCACCCCGGAGCCGCAATTCATAAAACTCAGCCCGGCGCTGGGTATCAAAGGGAAAGAGCGCCCGGCTTTCAAAGCTCCCATCGCCAGATCGAAGAATCTTTGAGGATTTGGCCGGCAGAAATTTCACATCATCACCGGCCTCATCTCCAAGCAAATCGGCAAATCGCACCCCTAAACCGCGAGAAACTTTCCAGAGTAAGGAAATGGTCGGGGCACTTTCACCAGTCTCAATTTGGCTGAGCATTGTCCGGCTGACACCTGAGAGGGTTGCCAGTCGTTCCAGGCTCAACCCTCGGCTTCGACGCAATCGCTCGATGGTTTCACCGACCCGGCGCTTGAGTTCCTGGGCTTCAGGGTCCTCGGAATGGCGTTTTTGTTTTGGCTCATCTAAAAGGATAGGATTATTTTTGGTTGGGGCCATATGTTGAAAAATAGAGATG
This genomic stretch from Acidobacteriota bacterium harbors:
- a CDS encoding helix-turn-helix transcriptional regulator gives rise to the protein MAPTKNNPILLDEPKQKRHSEDPEAQELKRRVGETIERLRRSRGLSLERLATLSGVSRTMLSQIETGESAPTISLLWKVSRGLGVRFADLLGDEAGDDVKFLPAKSSKILRSGDGSFESRALFPFDTQRRAEFYELRLRGGHTERAEAHASGTYENLVVHSGKLRLIVGDQPPLELSAGDAVYFRADVPHVYENSWKQDTVMYLVMTYSESEK